A single genomic interval of Paenibacillus macerans harbors:
- a CDS encoding S-layer homology domain-containing protein → MKKKVIAAVLACGMLMSSFNFTGIIVPAKADASDEMKIFISEIYPDDKSNQNVIEGAGGADLFEYVEIYNRSGQPLAFNEEYAIRYNYNSGVKNLTVTDTVYDDPNTVVIPADSPAVLWVKRTSSSITGAAANLTAADFRQYHSVPDNVPVYVLKGQDGLNNTDRGLLITRKGDASVVISEYYYTADDVGDGKSVHLQLPSRGTAMVPLAREAAPSAGRVEPAQLTATNNRIPQIDHTPIATADRSRPLTVTAGVYDEDGDSLTVKLYYKTAANGSYSELPMEDRGSGLFAGEIPSARLGGDKLYYVLEAGDGIEWARSPEYETVLTGEVSDADIPRILITELLPNPAGDYRYGSGNQYEYLELYNNSAQTLDLKDYTLWYLYPGTTAPKKWVIPQHTSIEPYSAAVIWFAKEAVANGKGYTTTADFNLHFNSTLADSDIIFYDNSQPSDFNLPNATHRGLALSSPDAPDQYIVEAWYDSTATGSPDRLVNDVRNAVIRYAYPLTGTAMVRLDNRMYANPGSIDPGQVPAVDGVDMVAPTLQHEQTVYNLGKGQAYNATVTSDEPLASAQILYGASTEEPMLFTGTQPLTLTGEDGGKYIYKGSLSFDEPGVYRYIIDAADAAGNRTRVPYNSRGGMLTVNESGTGTELPDPGLSIEGGSMLKGKASFYAYGRQAAESIEVLFNGQPVPLRKTLPGKASLGMQTRGVDQIYQASVSALDPAGEPSFFSRILPKYTNDAWSMFDMPADLFVTGTVVSVHTGNENAPYQLKDHDKVFGSNNHDDFEVKNVHLVLPDGSVVKPDKVLNYLGNLTQTTVDYREDTYYGFGDADYGSNPNKPMISDFHFPVPDDKFTARYAELDTAAVQDGVYPLTMTIGGQEIDAVQVMVDNTAPVIEGISYGDGQLLENSMFLKGPFTLNVLASDNLSGVGKIEAELDGKAVELPYDSSSTLLSAGEHRLKVTVYDGAGNTAVLEKSFQIEDEKPLAPGEVSPADFTDKVPTNARLRANVSDPGGDAMDVRFLQGDKYDFARPEGISGYTDVADREPPLVLNPDGETEIGAAEAGEIAFADGEYLVTDTDSGFPYHRFEIELKEEIQPADKVEVYWKGRTLPGRIVTLYAWDYDAGKWTALKAETGQNAGADIILTAEIEAGRYVRDGRIQAMVQDEVKGANDPFTILWFTDTQYYAESYPEIFDRLGDWISEEYKKGTFAYAIHTGDIVNVANDERQWAVADRNLKKLDDAGVPYGVLAGNHDVIIDGVNYSYYGKYAGADRYKDNPWYGGEMDNNRNHYDLFSFGGHDFIFLYIGFGLEDTPETVAWANEVLRKHADRIAVVGMHAYLESNGTLSNMAQNVFDQVIAPNKNVQLVLSGHYHAAKRVVKTVTHPDGTSRQVIEMLADYQGGPNGGNGYLRLLKFDPAAGTLDVDTYSPYLDDYNFFDDATEDFTEPFAFRDIQKRVATDYFAVNVYKDALIGEQKGVISGDVASVPWNGLAPGKTYYWYMDITDEYGASTRSPIYRFTTVNNGTTPTVPGGNNDDDDDDDDDRGNGGSGNGNHGKSSGSTGSGGAVSSAGNVKPAPSGSGTIIAQAAIDGNKAVVSITEEELSAAFSNAGADARGVKKVSVVLSDSGNRFDGEIITQLPSAFFSETDGRSRIELVTPHARVTLPAEMLSRTGTAGPIVELVVRPGVPAGLSPEMLGLIGGRPAIELALRMDGKDIDWQGSVADVAVSVPYTPGEHEQTDGLAVWEIDAGGPAKAVLNSHYNKDLQAAVFHTGRLGHFVLGGKTVSYQDVSPSSWYAQAVNYLSARDVVKGSGEGRFLPRSDISRAEFLVMTMNAFGMEPAAGEDASNFADAGNRYYSPYLAAAKSMGLVKGTGDNRFRPEAKITRQDMAVILHSIMAAAGTELPADNPSTARSFSDAGDIADYAQSAINDMLGTGLMQGTGDGRLSPQRFTNRAMAAQVIYNYLIKSREAISLE, encoded by the coding sequence ATGAAAAAGAAGGTGATAGCCGCTGTTTTAGCGTGCGGCATGCTGATGTCCAGCTTTAACTTTACCGGTATCATTGTGCCGGCGAAGGCGGATGCATCAGATGAAATGAAAATATTTATCTCCGAGATTTACCCGGATGACAAATCCAATCAGAATGTAATTGAGGGAGCGGGCGGGGCGGACCTGTTCGAGTATGTAGAGATCTACAATCGCTCCGGTCAGCCTCTGGCCTTCAACGAGGAATATGCAATTCGGTATAACTACAACAGCGGCGTCAAAAATCTGACGGTAACCGATACGGTATACGATGATCCGAATACCGTAGTTATTCCGGCAGATAGCCCGGCGGTACTGTGGGTGAAGCGGACAAGCTCCTCCATTACCGGGGCGGCCGCCAATCTGACCGCAGCCGATTTCAGGCAGTATCATTCCGTGCCGGATAACGTGCCGGTTTATGTGCTCAAGGGGCAGGACGGATTAAACAATACGGACCGGGGACTTCTCATTACCCGCAAAGGGGATGCCTCCGTGGTCATCAGTGAGTATTACTACACCGCCGACGATGTCGGTGACGGAAAGAGCGTGCATCTGCAGCTTCCTTCGCGCGGAACGGCGATGGTCCCGTTGGCCCGGGAAGCGGCTCCATCGGCCGGCCGGGTCGAGCCTGCGCAGCTCACGGCAACAAACAATCGCATTCCCCAAATCGATCATACGCCAATCGCAACGGCGGACCGGTCCCGGCCCTTAACCGTGACGGCCGGCGTGTACGATGAGGATGGGGATTCGCTTACCGTCAAGCTGTATTATAAAACGGCGGCGAACGGTTCTTACAGCGAGCTGCCGATGGAAGACCGGGGAAGCGGCTTGTTTGCCGGCGAAATTCCTTCGGCCCGCCTTGGAGGGGACAAGCTGTACTATGTGCTGGAGGCGGGCGACGGCATCGAGTGGGCCAGATCTCCGGAATATGAGACCGTCCTTACCGGAGAAGTGTCCGATGCGGATATTCCCCGCATTTTGATCACCGAGCTTCTGCCGAATCCTGCCGGCGATTACCGGTATGGAAGCGGGAACCAGTACGAGTATCTGGAGTTATACAATAATTCCGCTCAAACTCTTGACTTGAAAGATTACACGCTATGGTACCTTTATCCGGGAACGACGGCTCCGAAGAAATGGGTCATTCCGCAGCACACCAGCATTGAGCCCTACAGCGCGGCCGTCATCTGGTTTGCCAAGGAAGCGGTGGCCAACGGCAAAGGCTATACCACAACCGCCGATTTCAACCTGCATTTCAACAGTACGCTGGCGGACAGCGACATTATTTTTTACGACAATTCGCAGCCTTCGGACTTCAATCTTCCGAACGCTACGCACCGCGGGCTGGCCCTGTCATCCCCGGACGCTCCGGACCAGTACATAGTGGAAGCCTGGTATGATTCAACCGCCACCGGCAGCCCGGACCGTCTCGTAAACGATGTCCGCAATGCGGTGATCCGCTATGCGTACCCGCTAACCGGAACGGCTATGGTGAGGTTGGATAACCGGATGTACGCCAATCCCGGCAGCATTGATCCTGGTCAAGTGCCGGCCGTGGACGGTGTGGATATGGTCGCGCCTACGCTGCAGCACGAGCAGACCGTATACAATCTGGGAAAAGGCCAGGCCTACAACGCTACGGTAACGAGCGACGAACCGCTGGCTTCCGCCCAAATCTTGTATGGAGCGTCAACGGAGGAGCCGATGCTGTTCACGGGCACGCAGCCTCTTACGCTGACAGGAGAGGACGGAGGCAAGTATATCTATAAAGGCAGTCTGTCGTTCGATGAGCCGGGCGTTTACCGTTATATCATCGATGCGGCGGATGCTGCGGGCAACCGGACAAGAGTGCCTTATAATTCCAGAGGCGGCATGCTGACCGTAAATGAGAGCGGGACAGGCACTGAGCTTCCGGACCCGGGCTTATCCATAGAGGGCGGAAGCATGCTGAAAGGAAAAGCTTCCTTCTATGCGTACGGCCGTCAGGCTGCCGAGAGCATCGAGGTCCTTTTTAACGGCCAGCCGGTGCCCCTGCGCAAAACATTGCCGGGCAAAGCAAGCCTAGGCATGCAGACCCGCGGCGTCGACCAAATCTATCAGGCTTCGGTCAGCGCGCTGGACCCGGCAGGGGAACCGAGCTTCTTCAGCCGCATTCTGCCGAAATACACCAATGACGCCTGGTCCATGTTCGACATGCCGGCGGATCTGTTTGTGACCGGCACCGTCGTTTCGGTGCATACCGGCAACGAAAACGCGCCTTATCAATTAAAGGATCATGACAAGGTGTTCGGCAGCAACAATCATGATGACTTTGAGGTGAAAAATGTTCACCTGGTGCTGCCGGACGGCAGCGTTGTTAAGCCCGATAAGGTATTGAACTATTTGGGGAACCTGACGCAAACCACCGTGGATTACAGAGAAGACACGTATTACGGCTTCGGCGACGCGGATTATGGGAGCAACCCCAACAAACCGATGATCAGCGATTTTCATTTCCCGGTCCCGGACGACAAATTCACGGCCCGGTATGCCGAATTGGACACTGCAGCCGTCCAGGACGGAGTTTATCCGTTGACGATGACGATCGGCGGACAGGAGATCGACGCTGTTCAGGTTATGGTGGACAACACGGCGCCGGTGATTGAGGGGATTTCTTACGGTGACGGACAGCTGCTGGAAAACTCCATGTTTCTCAAGGGGCCGTTTACGCTGAATGTGCTGGCTTCGGACAATTTGAGCGGCGTAGGCAAAATTGAAGCCGAACTTGACGGAAAAGCCGTTGAATTGCCGTATGATTCATCCTCGACTCTGCTGAGCGCAGGCGAGCACCGGCTGAAGGTGACCGTCTACGATGGAGCGGGGAACACGGCCGTCCTGGAAAAATCATTCCAAATCGAGGACGAGAAGCCGCTTGCGCCCGGCGAGGTATCGCCGGCTGACTTTACGGACAAAGTGCCGACGAACGCCAGACTCCGGGCCAATGTCAGCGATCCTGGCGGCGATGCCATGGATGTCCGCTTCCTTCAAGGGGACAAATACGATTTTGCCAGACCGGAGGGAATCAGCGGCTATACCGATGTTGCGGACCGTGAGCCTCCGTTGGTGCTGAACCCGGACGGCGAGACTGAAATCGGAGCGGCCGAGGCCGGTGAGATCGCCTTTGCGGACGGAGAGTATCTCGTAACGGACACCGACTCCGGATTTCCGTACCACCGCTTTGAAATTGAATTGAAGGAAGAGATTCAACCCGCGGACAAGGTGGAGGTCTATTGGAAGGGCCGGACTCTGCCCGGACGCATTGTAACCTTGTATGCCTGGGATTACGATGCGGGCAAGTGGACTGCGCTGAAAGCGGAGACCGGCCAGAACGCCGGGGCCGATATCATCCTGACCGCCGAAATTGAGGCCGGACGGTATGTCCGTGACGGGCGGATTCAGGCCATGGTGCAGGATGAGGTCAAGGGCGCCAACGATCCTTTTACGATTCTGTGGTTTACGGATACGCAGTATTATGCCGAGTCCTACCCCGAAATTTTTGACAGGCTGGGCGACTGGATTTCCGAAGAGTATAAAAAAGGCACTTTTGCTTACGCCATTCATACGGGCGATATCGTCAACGTTGCGAACGATGAGCGGCAGTGGGCGGTAGCCGACCGCAACCTGAAAAAGCTGGATGACGCGGGCGTGCCGTACGGAGTCCTTGCAGGCAATCACGATGTCATCATCGACGGTGTCAATTATTCTTATTACGGCAAATATGCAGGAGCCGACCGGTATAAGGATAATCCTTGGTACGGCGGGGAAATGGACAACAACCGGAATCACTATGACCTGTTTTCGTTCGGCGGCCATGATTTTATTTTCCTTTACATTGGCTTTGGCTTGGAGGATACGCCGGAGACCGTGGCGTGGGCCAACGAAGTACTGCGAAAGCATGCGGACCGGATTGCGGTCGTCGGCATGCACGCTTATCTGGAATCCAACGGTACCTTATCCAATATGGCGCAAAATGTATTCGATCAGGTGATCGCGCCCAATAAAAATGTACAGCTTGTGCTGAGCGGACATTATCATGCGGCTAAACGGGTCGTGAAGACGGTGACGCATCCGGACGGTACAAGCAGACAGGTGATCGAGATGCTGGCGGACTATCAGGGAGGGCCAAACGGCGGCAACGGCTATCTCCGGCTTCTGAAGTTTGATCCGGCAGCGGGTACGCTGGATGTGGATACCTATTCGCCGTATCTGGATGACTATAATTTCTTCGATGATGCGACCGAGGACTTTACGGAGCCATTTGCGTTCAGGGATATCCAAAAACGGGTGGCTACCGATTATTTTGCGGTTAATGTGTACAAAGATGCGCTGATCGGGGAGCAAAAGGGAGTAATCTCCGGCGATGTTGCTTCCGTGCCGTGGAACGGGCTTGCGCCAGGCAAAACCTATTATTGGTACATGGACATTACGGACGAATACGGCGCCTCGACGCGCAGCCCGATTTACCGCTTTACTACAGTCAATAATGGAACTACCCCAACGGTTCCGGGCGGCAACAACGATGATGACGACGACGATGATGACGACAGAGGCAACGGCGGTAGTGGAAACGGAAATCACGGAAAAAGTTCCGGAAGCACGGGCAGCGGTGGGGCCGTTAGCTCAGCGGGCAATGTCAAGCCTGCTCCATCCGGCTCCGGCACGATCATTGCTCAAGCGGCTATCGACGGAAACAAGGCTGTTGTCTCCATCACTGAAGAGGAGCTCAGCGCAGCCTTTTCCAATGCCGGCGCAGACGCAAGAGGGGTTAAAAAGGTGTCCGTTGTACTGAGCGACAGCGGCAACCGTTTCGACGGCGAAATTATCACGCAGCTTCCGTCCGCCTTCTTCAGCGAAACGGATGGACGGAGCCGGATTGAGCTTGTTACGCCGCATGCCCGCGTGACTCTGCCCGCGGAGATGCTGAGCCGTACCGGTACGGCCGGTCCGATCGTGGAACTGGTTGTCCGTCCCGGCGTTCCGGCCGGATTATCGCCGGAAATGCTGGGGCTGATCGGCGGCAGACCGGCCATCGAGCTGGCGCTGCGCATGGACGGCAAGGACATCGACTGGCAAGGGAGCGTGGCGGATGTTGCGGTGTCCGTTCCTTATACTCCTGGTGAACACGAGCAGACCGACGGTCTTGCGGTGTGGGAAATTGACGCAGGCGGCCCGGCAAAAGCGGTGCTGAACAGTCATTACAACAAGGATTTGCAGGCGGCAGTATTTCATACCGGCCGGTTGGGCCATTTTGTCCTTGGGGGCAAGACGGTATCCTATCAGGATGTGAGCCCTTCAAGCTGGTATGCCCAAGCCGTTAATTACCTGTCGGCAAGGGACGTCGTCAAGGGAAGCGGGGAAGGACGTTTTCTGCCGCGAAGCGACATTAGCCGCGCGGAGTTTCTCGTGATGACCATGAACGCTTTCGGAATGGAGCCGGCGGCAGGCGAGGACGCAAGCAATTTCGCGGACGCAGGCAACCGGTATTACAGCCCGTATTTGGCGGCTGCAAAGAGCATGGGACTGGTTAAGGGAACAGGGGATAACCGGTTCAGGCCGGAAGCGAAAATTACCCGCCAGGATATGGCCGTGATTCTTCATTCTATCATGGCAGCGGCGGGAACCGAGCTGCCGGCGGATAACCCAAGTACGGCTCGGAGCTTTAGCGATGCCGGAGATATTGCCGATTATGCGCAATCAGCCATCAACGATATGCTGGGGACCGGCCTGATGCAGGGAACCGGCGACGGCCGTCTTTCTCCGCAGCGCTTTACTAACCGGGCGATGGCGGCGCAGGTCATTTACAATTATCTTATTAAAAGCAGAGAAGCCATTTCATTGGAATAA
- a CDS encoding response regulator → MTISKLGARILIVDDEPQIRKLLTVTLLAHQYSTYEASTGEEGVLQASLIHSDLIVLDLGLPDISGMEVLHRIRDWSNVPIIVLTAKDREEDKIAALDSGADDYVTKPFSMGELVARIRVALRHAAKSANEPVLRIGGLTIDLAQRIVEMNGERVKLTPTEYDLLKVLASNAGRIVTQRQLLQEVWGSHHDESESHYLRIYIGHLRKKLEEDSTQPKLIVTEPGIGYRLLSGE, encoded by the coding sequence ATGACCATAAGTAAGCTTGGAGCTCGTATCCTAATTGTCGATGACGAACCCCAAATTCGCAAGCTGCTGACGGTGACTTTACTGGCTCATCAGTATTCAACTTATGAAGCGTCCACGGGGGAGGAAGGAGTGCTGCAAGCCTCATTGATTCATTCGGACCTGATCGTGCTGGATCTCGGATTGCCGGACATCTCCGGTATGGAGGTGTTGCATCGCATACGAGACTGGTCAAACGTGCCAATCATTGTACTAACGGCTAAAGACAGAGAAGAAGACAAAATCGCGGCCTTGGACAGCGGTGCCGACGATTATGTTACCAAACCGTTCAGCATGGGAGAACTGGTGGCCAGAATTCGCGTGGCGCTGCGCCATGCCGCCAAATCGGCAAACGAACCCGTGCTTCGGATTGGTGGACTAACCATCGATTTGGCACAACGGATTGTGGAAATGAATGGAGAGCGGGTAAAATTGACCCCAACAGAATATGACCTGCTGAAAGTCCTCGCCTCGAATGCCGGGAGGATCGTAACGCAGCGGCAGCTGCTTCAAGAAGTATGGGGCAGCCATCATGATGAGTCCGAAAGTCACTACCTGAGAATCTATATCGGACATTTGCGCAAGAAACTAGAAGAAGATTCGACCCAGCCCAAGTTAATCGTTACGGAGCCGGGAATCGGATATCGCCTGCTTTCCGGGGAATAA
- a CDS encoding ATP-binding protein, whose translation MDKLKSMWMLWKPYASITLLIAFMTGAMHPFGLAFDSVNIALLYLLPVLWSSVVWGLRPALYAAMMGVLAFDFFFVSPILSFTIADLRYLISFGVFLAVAALTASLAVKLKRQLLYAKQREEHTAALYVLSRQMSDIADIHSLLSNVSRQVSQTIGTEIAIFLPDQRNNLVLAHCSSVHSDWGQGETEKVMAKLAFDHGEAVGNGTRTLRDSPAHYLPLRTEDRVHGVLALNLQDRKSGLTAEQQRMLDALGGLAATAIARMKLAEEAKIAHLTAESERLRTAILDSVSHELRTPLAAIIGSATSLIEGNSLFSSEDRMELLLTIRDGALRMNRLVKNLLSMVQLESGMLRLRKNWCDVEDLIGVTLAQVKDFQQHRKLRVNLPASVPMVMGDEVLLEQVLVNVVSNAIKYSPDYSEIFITVRPEDDKLVILVSDTGIGLAGDDYGRIFEKFYRSAAAKQVTGTGLGLAICKGIVELHNGTITAKPNQPQGTVITITLPLSKPREGHFEEMEEDDHK comes from the coding sequence ATGGATAAGTTGAAATCGATGTGGATGCTATGGAAGCCTTATGCAAGCATCACTTTGCTCATCGCCTTCATGACCGGCGCCATGCACCCGTTCGGACTAGCGTTTGATTCGGTCAATATAGCACTTCTCTATCTGCTGCCCGTGCTTTGGAGTTCCGTCGTCTGGGGCCTGCGCCCTGCTCTTTATGCAGCAATGATGGGGGTCCTGGCCTTTGATTTCTTTTTCGTTTCTCCAATTCTGAGTTTTACGATCGCGGACTTGCGCTATCTGATCTCGTTCGGCGTTTTTTTGGCGGTAGCCGCGTTAACGGCCAGCCTGGCGGTAAAGCTGAAACGGCAGTTGCTATACGCCAAGCAGAGGGAGGAGCATACCGCCGCGCTCTACGTGCTCAGCCGGCAAATGAGCGATATCGCGGACATTCACTCCCTGCTCAGTAATGTTTCCCGGCAAGTTTCGCAAACCATCGGTACGGAAATTGCGATTTTTTTGCCGGATCAACGGAATAATTTAGTGCTAGCCCACTGCTCTTCGGTTCATAGCGATTGGGGACAGGGCGAAACGGAAAAAGTGATGGCGAAGCTGGCGTTTGATCATGGCGAAGCGGTCGGCAATGGAACCCGTACCTTAAGAGACTCTCCAGCCCATTACCTGCCGCTGAGAACCGAGGACCGCGTGCATGGGGTATTGGCGCTCAATCTGCAGGATCGGAAAAGCGGGCTCACCGCCGAGCAACAGCGGATGCTGGACGCCCTGGGCGGTTTGGCGGCCACCGCCATCGCCCGCATGAAGCTGGCGGAAGAAGCCAAAATCGCTCATTTGACGGCCGAATCGGAACGGCTTCGCACCGCGATTCTAGATTCTGTTTCTCATGAGTTGCGTACTCCGTTAGCGGCCATTATCGGCTCGGCGACCAGCCTTATTGAAGGCAATTCTCTTTTTTCTTCGGAGGATCGCATGGAATTGCTGCTTACCATTCGGGACGGTGCCCTCCGTATGAATAGATTGGTCAAAAACCTGCTCAGCATGGTGCAATTGGAAAGCGGCATGCTGCGTCTTAGAAAAAATTGGTGCGATGTGGAAGATCTGATCGGCGTCACCTTGGCTCAGGTCAAAGATTTTCAGCAGCATCGAAAGCTGCGGGTAAACCTGCCGGCGTCCGTTCCTATGGTAATGGGGGATGAAGTTTTGCTCGAGCAAGTGCTGGTTAATGTAGTCAGCAACGCGATCAAATACAGTCCGGATTACAGCGAGATTTTCATAACGGTAAGGCCCGAGGACGACAAGCTTGTTATCCTTGTTTCCGATACGGGAATCGGACTTGCCGGTGACGATTACGGCCGGATCTTCGAAAAGTTTTACCGTTCGGCCGCCGCCAAGCAAGTGACGGGCACGGGATTGGGACTTGCCATTTGCAAGGGAATCGTGGAGCTGCACAATGGAACCATTACGGCCAAGCCGAATCAGCCGCAAGGCACCGTCATTACAATTACACTTCCCCTTAGCAAGCCGCGCGAAGGGCATTTTGAAGAAATGGAGGAGGATGACCATAAGTAA
- the kdpF gene encoding K(+)-transporting ATPase subunit F, translating to MTIVLIFTCGLLVYLIYALLHPEKF from the coding sequence ATGACCATCGTGTTGATTTTTACGTGTGGATTGCTGGTCTATCTAATCTATGCGTTGCTTCATCCGGAAAAGTTTTAA
- the kdpA gene encoding potassium-transporting ATPase subunit KdpA, with product MDILQIVIVIGILMLIAKPLGNYLYHVFSNEPNRTDKIFCWAEKPIYAVIGLKHRAGMSWKRYAISFIATNFVLAAVSYLLLRVQSGLPLNPNGIGNMEPTLVMNTVISFITNTNLQHYSGETGLSYFSQMAVIMMMMFTSAATGLSVAVAFVRGVTSKGKSLGNFFEDFVKAHTRIFFPLALIVTLVLVALQVPQTLDPTLTVTTLEGASQQIAIGPVASLESIKHLGTNGGGFFGANSAHPFENPSPLTNVIEILSMWSLAAALPFMYGRFAKSRKQGWVIFSAMMVLFLLFLTVAYTAEKSGNPALNALGIDASQGSMEGKEVRFGIAQSALFTTVTTAATTGTVNNMHDTLTPLGGLVPLAEMMLNVVFGGKGVGLVNMLMYAILAVFICGLMVGRTPEFLGRKIEPREMKLIAIAILAHPFIILAPAAIAFLTDLGKGAISNPGFHGITQVLYEYTSAAANNGSGFEGLADNTPFWNITTGLVMFFGRYISMIAMLAVAGSLTRKQWVPETIGTFRTDNALFSFLLIGTVILIGALTFLPVIALGPVAEHLTIR from the coding sequence ATGGATATACTGCAAATCGTAATTGTGATCGGTATTTTGATGCTGATCGCCAAACCGCTCGGTAATTATTTGTACCACGTTTTCTCTAACGAGCCCAATCGCACGGATAAAATATTCTGTTGGGCCGAGAAACCCATTTATGCGGTCATCGGGCTGAAGCATCGCGCAGGCATGAGCTGGAAGCGGTACGCGATCAGCTTCATCGCAACCAACTTCGTGCTCGCCGCGGTAAGTTACTTGCTGCTGCGGGTGCAGAGCGGCTTGCCGTTGAACCCGAACGGTATCGGCAATATGGAGCCGACGCTGGTGATGAACACGGTGATCAGCTTTATTACGAACACAAATCTGCAGCATTACAGCGGCGAGACGGGGCTTTCGTACTTCTCGCAAATGGCTGTGATCATGATGATGATGTTTACGTCGGCGGCTACGGGTCTTTCGGTCGCGGTCGCGTTTGTCCGGGGCGTTACGAGCAAGGGAAAAAGCTTGGGCAACTTCTTTGAGGATTTCGTCAAGGCGCATACGCGGATTTTCTTTCCGCTGGCGTTGATCGTCACGCTCGTGCTGGTCGCGCTGCAGGTGCCGCAGACGCTGGATCCTACGCTGACGGTAACGACGCTTGAAGGCGCGAGTCAGCAGATTGCGATCGGACCTGTCGCTTCGCTGGAGTCGATCAAGCATTTGGGCACCAACGGCGGCGGCTTTTTCGGCGCCAACTCGGCGCATCCGTTTGAGAATCCGAGCCCGCTGACCAATGTGATCGAGATCCTGTCGATGTGGTCATTGGCCGCGGCGCTGCCCTTCATGTACGGCAGATTTGCGAAGAGCCGCAAGCAGGGTTGGGTCATTTTTTCGGCGATGATGGTCTTGTTCCTTTTGTTCCTTACCGTTGCTTACACCGCCGAGAAGAGCGGCAATCCGGCGCTGAACGCGCTTGGCATCGACGCTTCGCAGGGCAGCATGGAAGGGAAAGAGGTGCGCTTCGGCATCGCGCAATCCGCGCTGTTCACTACCGTGACGACGGCGGCGACGACCGGCACGGTCAACAATATGCACGATACGCTGACCCCGCTTGGGGGGCTGGTGCCGCTGGCGGAGATGATGCTGAACGTCGTATTCGGCGGAAAAGGCGTCGGGCTGGTCAATATGCTGATGTACGCGATACTCGCCGTATTCATCTGCGGACTGATGGTCGGCCGTACGCCGGAGTTCCTTGGCCGCAAGATCGAGCCGCGCGAGATGAAGCTGATCGCGATTGCGATTCTGGCGCACCCGTTCATAATCCTGGCGCCGGCGGCGATCGCCTTCCTGACCGATCTCGGCAAGGGAGCGATTTCGAATCCCGGCTTCCACGGCATCACGCAGGTGCTGTACGAATATACATCGGCGGCCGCCAACAACGGCTCCGGCTTCGAGGGGCTGGCGGACAATACGCCGTTTTGGAACATAACGACCGGCCTGGTGATGTTTTTCGGGCGGTATATATCGATGATTGCGATGCTCGCCGTCGCCGGATCGTTGACGCGCAAGCAATGGGTGCCGGAGACGATCGGCACGTTCCGTACGGACAATGCGCTGTTCAGCTTCCTGCTGATCGGCACCGTCATTTTGATCGGGGCGCTGACTTTTCTGCCGGTGATTGCCCTAGGGCCAGTCGCTGAGCATTTGACGATTCGTTAA